The Thunnus albacares chromosome 11, fThuAlb1.1, whole genome shotgun sequence genome contains a region encoding:
- the LOC122991881 gene encoding chymotrypsin A-like: MVFLWILSCFAFVGATYGCGTPAIPPDISGYSDIVNGEEAKPHSWPWQVSLQKSYGSHYCGGSLINQNWVVTAAHCSVGESDHVVLGAHDLSSSTEDVQVMSVGKLFTHPDYNSPTLFNNDILLIKLASPAQINRRVSPVCVAETRDNFPAGTMCMATGWGQTSGNGNTPNRLQQAALPLLSNKNCSVGDIVTPETICAGANGRSICFGDSGGPLVCPKGGTWTLVGISSWVLGKCDTMLPNGYARVTALRAWIDQTIAAN; encoded by the exons ATGGTCTTCCTGTGGATCCTCTCCTGCTTCGCCTTCGTCGGCGCCACCTACG GTTGCGGCACTCCCGCCATCCCCCCCGACATCAGCGGTTACTCTGATATCGTGAACGGCGAGGAGGCGAAGCCTCACTCCTGGCCCTGGCAGGTGTccctgcag AAAAGCTATGGTTCCCACTACTGCGGAGGCTCCCTCATCAACCAGAACTGGGTGGTAACCGCTGCTCACTGTTCTGTCGG GGAGTCTGACCATGTGGTTCTCGGAGCACAtgacctctcctcctccaccgaGGACGTCCAGGTGATGAGCGTCGGCAAG ttgttCACACATCCCGACTACAACAGCCCCACCCTCTTTAACAACGACATCCTGCTCATCAAGCTGGCCAGCCCCGCCCAAATAAACAGGCGTGTTTCCCCCGTGTGCGTGGCCGAGACCAGAGACAACTTCCCTGCAGGCACAATGTGCATGGCCACCGGCTGGGGCCAGACCAGCGGCAACG GTAACACCCCTAAccggctgcagcaggcagcccTCCCCCTGCTGAGCAATAAGAACTGCAGTGTCGGCGACATTGTCACCCCCGAGACGATCTGCGCCGGAGCGAACGGACGCTCCATCTGCTTT ggcGACTCCGGCGGTCCTCTGGTCTGTCCGAAGGGTGGTACCTGGACTCTGGTTGGTATATCGTCCTGGGTACTGGGCAAGTGCGATACTATGCTGCCCAACGGGTATGCCCGCGTCACAGCACTGCGCGCCTGGATAGACCAGACCATCGCCGCCAATTGA